Proteins encoded together in one Lathamus discolor isolate bLatDis1 chromosome 3, bLatDis1.hap1, whole genome shotgun sequence window:
- the PPA1 gene encoding inorganic pyrophosphatase, whose amino-acid sequence MAGYSVEERAAPHSLEYRLFFKDAAGCYISPFHDIPIYADAGKNVFNMVVEVPRWTNAKMEIATKDPLNPIKQDVKKGKLRYVANVFPHKGYIWNYGAIPQTWEDPGHKDENTGCCGDNDPIDVCEIGSKVCSRGEVIKVKVLGTLALIDEGETDWKIIAINVEDPEADSYNDISDVRRMKPGYLEATVDWFRRYKVPDGKPENQFAFNGEFKDKDFAVNVIKSTHEHWKALIAKKTDGGEINCTNLTVSNSPFCCSQECAKATVDAAPPSKAANPIPPEVDKWFYYQKN is encoded by the exons ATGGCTGGATACAGCGTGGAGGAGCGTGCCGCGCCTCACAGCTTGGAGTACCGGCTCTTCTTCA AGGATGCCGCCGGGTGTTACATCTCCCCCTTCCACGATATCCCCATCTACGCGGATGCCGGCAAG aatGTGTTCAATATGGTTGTGGAAGTACCTCGATGGACAAATGCTAAAATGGAG attgCAACAAAGGATCCTTTAAACCCAATTAAGCAAGatgtgaagaaaggaaaacttcGCTACGTAGCTAACGTGTTTCCCCATAAAGGTTATATCTGGAATTATGGTGCTATTCCACAG acttgGGAAGATCCAGGTCACAAAGATGAAAATACTGGCTGCTGTGGAGATAATGATCCGATTGATGTGTGTGAAATTGGAAGCAAG GTCTGCTCTCGAGGAGAAGTTATCAAAGTGAAGGTGCTGGGCACTCTGGCACTGATTGATGAGGGTGAGACAGACTGGAAGATAATTGCTATCAATGTTGAAGACCCTGAAGCAGACAGCTATAATG ATATCAGTGATGTCAGAAGAATGAAACCTGGATACTTAGAAGCTACAGTGGACTGGTTCAGAAGATACAAAGTACCTGACGGAAAGCCAGAAAACCAGTTTGCTTTTAATGGCGAATTTAAAGACAAG GATTTTGCTGTGAATGTCATTAAAAGTACTCATGAACACTGGAAAGCTTTAATAGCAAAGAAAACTGATGGAGGGGAGATCAACTG CACAAACCTGACGGTGTCCAACAGTCCCTTCTGCTGTAGTCAAGAGTGTGCAAAAGCTACTGTGGATGCA